In Sodalis ligni, a single genomic region encodes these proteins:
- a CDS encoding MFS transporter — translation MTGQEKYLALPPKAIERGTGRDDHLSATKSSFGPHGWTIIFFQALMFWLAAGAVTHGLNVILPALSKTFQLDYNALLALATPASWASILAGPLCARLCEKKGPKFNIVFCLVACGLCFGLLGYWGTLTGFTVLFAGVCFFGTGFAYMGGTALIANWFIRKQGLALGWCTMGQTFSSAFFVPVLAGFFSWFGVHNGFWGVSLLMFATALLVALFAANKPEDIGCAPDNAPITAEELAERVREHKDYICPVTTGQLLRMKDVWFMGIATGGIYIMLVGVVSQIVPRLMGMGFALSTAIFYMTLSALFGTLGAYGWGWLNQKVGIKAAIMIYTLWWMVSVVINIFQYNALTLWISLLMIGFSLAGATNLSTALIATKFPRRTYIRAIGIIAPIQSIVRCFAFSILAVGLTYLGGYAGAYFLLVAVGAVTLILIWQTDVTPVETLSFTSQVSREQ, via the coding sequence ATGACTGGTCAAGAAAAATACCTGGCGCTGCCACCAAAGGCCATCGAACGCGGCACCGGTAGAGACGATCATCTTTCCGCCACCAAAAGCAGTTTCGGGCCCCATGGATGGACCATTATTTTTTTTCAGGCCCTGATGTTCTGGCTTGCCGCCGGTGCCGTAACCCACGGTCTGAACGTGATCCTGCCCGCCTTGTCCAAAACCTTTCAGCTGGATTACAACGCGCTGCTGGCGCTGGCGACCCCCGCCTCCTGGGCTTCAATCCTGGCGGGTCCCCTGTGCGCCAGATTGTGTGAAAAGAAGGGTCCCAAATTCAATATCGTTTTTTGCCTTGTCGCCTGCGGGCTGTGTTTTGGCCTGCTGGGTTACTGGGGGACGCTAACCGGATTCACCGTACTGTTTGCCGGGGTCTGCTTTTTCGGTACCGGCTTCGCCTATATGGGCGGCACCGCCCTTATCGCCAATTGGTTTATCCGTAAACAGGGCCTGGCGCTGGGCTGGTGCACCATGGGACAGACCTTTTCCAGCGCCTTCTTCGTGCCGGTGCTGGCCGGTTTCTTCTCGTGGTTCGGCGTTCACAATGGATTTTGGGGCGTGTCGCTGCTGATGTTCGCCACCGCGCTGTTGGTGGCGCTATTCGCCGCCAACAAACCGGAAGATATCGGCTGTGCGCCGGACAATGCGCCCATTACCGCCGAGGAACTGGCCGAACGGGTCCGCGAGCATAAAGACTATATCTGTCCGGTTACCACCGGCCAATTGCTGCGCATGAAGGATGTCTGGTTTATGGGCATCGCCACCGGCGGTATCTATATCATGCTGGTGGGGGTGGTGAGCCAGATAGTGCCCCGGTTGATGGGCATGGGCTTTGCACTGAGCACAGCCATCTTCTATATGACCCTCTCTGCGCTGTTCGGTACCTTGGGCGCCTATGGCTGGGGCTGGCTGAACCAAAAGGTGGGGATCAAAGCGGCCATCATGATTTACACCCTGTGGTGGATGGTGTCGGTGGTTATTAACATCTTCCAGTACAACGCGCTGACCTTGTGGATTTCCCTGCTGATGATCGGCTTTAGCCTGGCGGGCGCCACTAATTTAAGCACCGCGCTGATAGCCACTAAATTTCCGCGCAGAACCTATATCCGGGCTATCGGCATTATCGCGCCGATCCAGTCCATTGTGCGCTGCTTCGCTTTTTCCATTCTGGCGGTGGGGTTGACCTATTTGGGGGGATATGCCGGAGCCTATTTCCTGCTGGTGGCGGTAGGCGCCGTGACGCTGATTTTGATTTGGCAAACCGATGTGACGCCCGTGGAAACTCTGTCGTTTACCAGTCAGGTTTCCCGGGAGCAATGA
- a CDS encoding Qnr family pentapeptide repeat protein encodes MIQNTTFTEQKISRGQLTSGIIQNCHFLRCRFDQADLSECQFMHCSFYDDQQRTGCSFQGANIKETCFSHCDLTMADFRNTEALGCEMLECKGQGADFRGASFMNRLTSRSFFCSASLTKNNFSYANFQNVVLEKCQLTGNRWSEANILGANFSGSDMSESEFGHIEWSSANFTHCDLTHSDLGDLNLRKVNLDGVKIDSWQQTQLLEKLGIIVVNA; translated from the coding sequence ATGATTCAGAATACCACTTTTACCGAACAAAAAATAAGCCGTGGGCAATTGACGAGTGGCATCATCCAGAATTGCCATTTTCTTCGCTGCCGCTTTGACCAGGCGGATTTGTCGGAATGTCAGTTTATGCACTGCTCGTTTTACGATGATCAGCAGCGGACCGGCTGCTCCTTTCAGGGAGCCAATATCAAGGAAACCTGTTTTAGCCATTGTGATTTAACCATGGCCGACTTCAGGAATACCGAGGCCCTGGGATGTGAAATGTTGGAATGCAAGGGGCAGGGGGCTGATTTTCGCGGCGCCAGCTTTATGAACAGGCTCACCAGCCGCAGCTTTTTTTGCAGCGCCTCTTTGACGAAAAATAATTTCAGCTATGCCAATTTCCAAAACGTTGTGCTGGAAAAATGCCAACTGACGGGAAATCGCTGGAGCGAAGCAAATATTCTGGGCGCGAATTTCAGCGGTTCCGATATGTCGGAAAGTGAATTCGGCCATATAGAGTGGTCATCGGCGAATTTTACTCACTGCGATTTAACCCATTCCGATCTCGGTGATTTGAATTTGCGCAAGGTGAATCTTGACGGGGTGAAAATCGACAGTTGGCAGCAGACTCAACTATTGGAAAAGCTTGGCATTATTGTGGTTAATGCCTAG
- a CDS encoding phosphonopyruvate hydrolase has protein sequence MTKNRILRGALAGGKLLTAMAAHNPLAAKLAEEAGFDAVWGSGFELSASYAVPDANILSMGTHLEMMRAIASVTAIPLIADIDTGFGNAVNVSYVVPQYEAAGASAVVIEDKTFPKDTSLRAEGRQELVRVDEFQGKVAAAVSARHDRDFMVIARVEALIAGLGQAEAQKRGLAYQEAGADAVLIHSKQTTPDEILSFIAAWQGSIPLVLVPTAYPQLTEADIAALGKVGIVIYGNHAIRAAVGAMRSVFSQIRRDGGIREVDKTLPAVKEIIELQDDARMRRLEGKFLR, from the coding sequence ATGACCAAAAACCGAATCCTGCGTGGCGCCCTCGCGGGCGGGAAACTCCTTACCGCCATGGCGGCTCATAATCCCCTGGCGGCGAAGCTGGCGGAAGAAGCGGGCTTCGACGCCGTTTGGGGCAGCGGTTTCGAACTGTCCGCCAGCTATGCGGTGCCCGATGCCAATATTCTTTCCATGGGGACCCATCTGGAGATGATGCGCGCCATCGCATCGGTAACAGCCATTCCGTTGATAGCCGATATCGATACCGGTTTCGGCAATGCGGTAAACGTCAGCTATGTGGTTCCGCAGTATGAGGCCGCCGGCGCCTCGGCTGTCGTCATTGAAGACAAAACCTTTCCCAAGGATACCAGCCTGCGCGCCGAGGGCCGCCAGGAGCTGGTGCGCGTTGACGAGTTCCAGGGCAAGGTGGCCGCGGCGGTGAGCGCCCGGCATGACCGGGATTTTATGGTTATCGCCCGGGTGGAAGCCCTGATAGCCGGCCTGGGCCAGGCGGAAGCGCAAAAACGCGGCCTGGCCTACCAGGAGGCGGGGGCCGATGCGGTATTGATTCACTCAAAGCAAACCACGCCGGATGAAATCCTCTCTTTTATCGCCGCCTGGCAGGGGAGCATTCCCTTGGTGCTGGTACCCACCGCCTATCCGCAGCTCACCGAAGCCGACATTGCCGCCCTGGGCAAGGTGGGTATCGTGATTTACGGTAATCACGCCATCCGCGCGGCGGTGGGCGCCATGCGCAGCGTTTTTTCGCAAATCCGCCGGGACGGCGGTATCCGTGAAGTGGATAAAACGCTGCCCGCAGTGAAAGAGATTATTGAATTGCAGGATGATGCCCGCATGCGCCGTCTCGAAGGAAAGTTTTTACGCTGA
- a CDS encoding enoyl-CoA hydratase/isomerase family protein, whose amino-acid sequence MAIKANYESDAGKRKEMSHKELGTIPHMRFEEYSEKLKHCFTMKRENGILEARLHTNGDSLQWGAPAHQALHYFFDWAGRDPDNEIIILGGTGKDFMKGIGRLDDKGNWGPATEFNSAPEEAWKMYEYQYYDGTNDIEGQVFDVEVPTIGVWNGAAFHTDLVLFSDLTLCTEDAWTTDMHFRVNMVPGDGIGIAWRELMGRKRYAYAELTGEIITARKALALGMVNEICPDTESCYARAREIAELIMRTGTRVTRRITTQQLRKAWKEDIANELRNAFSTEMFVTATEHSPHEVNYWHWAHEEAELVKAAEKKGKVIRPRVNGGQEEDEIK is encoded by the coding sequence ATGGCGATTAAAGCCAATTATGAATCCGATGCCGGAAAACGCAAAGAAATGTCCCATAAGGAATTGGGCACTATTCCCCATATGCGTTTTGAGGAATATTCGGAAAAATTAAAACATTGCTTCACCATGAAACGGGAAAACGGAATTCTTGAAGCCCGGCTGCATACCAACGGCGACAGCCTGCAGTGGGGCGCGCCCGCGCACCAGGCTCTTCATTACTTTTTCGACTGGGCCGGCAGGGATCCGGACAACGAGATCATCATCCTCGGCGGGACGGGAAAGGACTTTATGAAGGGTATCGGCCGGCTTGACGATAAGGGCAATTGGGGCCCCGCAACCGAGTTTAACTCCGCGCCGGAAGAAGCCTGGAAGATGTATGAATATCAATATTATGACGGCACAAATGACATCGAAGGCCAGGTGTTCGATGTGGAAGTGCCCACTATCGGCGTATGGAACGGCGCCGCTTTCCACACCGATCTGGTGCTTTTCAGCGATCTTACCCTTTGTACCGAAGATGCGTGGACCACGGATATGCACTTCCGGGTCAACATGGTCCCCGGCGACGGCATCGGCATTGCCTGGCGGGAGCTGATGGGCCGCAAGCGGTATGCCTATGCGGAACTGACCGGCGAGATCATCACCGCCCGCAAGGCCCTTGCCCTTGGTATGGTCAACGAAATCTGCCCCGATACGGAATCCTGCTATGCCAGAGCAAGGGAAATAGCCGAGCTCATCATGCGGACCGGTACCCGTGTCACCCGCCGCATCACCACCCAGCAGCTGCGGAAGGCCTGGAAGGAGGATATCGCCAATGAGCTTCGCAATGCCTTCTCCACCGAAATGTTCGTGACCGCTACCGAGCACAGTCCCCACGAAGTCAATTACTGGCATTGGGCGCACGAAGAAGCCGAACTGGTCAAGGCGGCGGAGAAGAAAGGCAAGGTTATCCGGCCGCGTGTCAACGGCGGCCAGGAAGAAGATGAGATCAAGTAA
- a CDS encoding thiolase family protein, whose protein sequence is MREAVIVSAVRTPVGKCRGALAPVPAHILGALAVKEAVKRANIEPESIDDVIFANLMNSEINNMGRMVALEAGLPVSVPGITLDRQCAASLNALAYGAIQIMAGFAEVIIAGGVESDSRRTWSLEKTDSAYSVQPPRFVDIHTSPDSLGNPPMGITAENVAAKYGLTRRQLDEFALRSHRLASAAWQTGRFDEQIVPVPVTDKKGRLTTVSRDEPLRSDCSLEALASLRPSFRTDGVVTAGNSSPMSDGAGAMVLMERSLAEKSGRRILGVFRGYAAAGVDPNLMGLGPVPATAKLLKQTGLAVGDIDLWELNEAFAAQSIACIREIGMDPARVNPNGGAIALGHPLAGTGAILTAKTLYEMKRRNLNNAVITFCVGGGQGVAVLLTRS, encoded by the coding sequence ATGAGAGAAGCAGTCATAGTATCCGCAGTCCGTACCCCGGTGGGCAAATGCCGCGGCGCGCTGGCGCCGGTACCGGCGCATATTTTGGGCGCCCTTGCCGTCAAAGAAGCGGTGAAGCGGGCGAACATCGAGCCGGAAAGCATTGATGATGTCATATTTGCCAACCTGATGAATAGCGAAATCAATAACATGGGGCGGATGGTGGCGCTGGAAGCCGGGCTGCCGGTTTCCGTGCCGGGAATTACCCTCGATCGCCAGTGCGCCGCGTCGCTGAACGCGCTGGCCTATGGCGCCATCCAGATCATGGCCGGTTTTGCCGAGGTGATTATCGCCGGCGGGGTGGAAAGCGATTCCCGCCGTACCTGGTCGCTGGAAAAAACCGATAGCGCCTATTCGGTACAACCGCCGCGGTTTGTGGATATCCATACCTCGCCGGACAGCCTGGGCAATCCGCCCATGGGCATCACCGCCGAAAATGTGGCCGCCAAGTATGGTTTGACCCGCCGCCAGCTTGACGAGTTCGCGCTGCGCAGCCACCGGTTGGCCAGCGCCGCCTGGCAGACGGGCCGGTTTGACGAGCAGATCGTACCGGTGCCCGTAACCGATAAAAAAGGCCGGTTAACCACGGTATCCCGCGATGAGCCGCTGCGCTCCGATTGTTCCCTGGAAGCCCTGGCTTCCCTGCGGCCCAGTTTCAGAACGGACGGCGTGGTGACCGCCGGCAACAGCTCTCCCATGAGCGACGGCGCCGGGGCTATGGTGCTGATGGAGCGTTCGCTGGCGGAGAAAAGCGGCCGCCGGATCCTGGGGGTCTTTCGCGGTTATGCGGCGGCGGGAGTGGATCCCAACCTGATGGGGCTGGGGCCGGTTCCCGCTACCGCCAAGCTCTTGAAGCAGACGGGTCTGGCGGTGGGCGATATTGATTTATGGGAGTTGAACGAGGCTTTCGCCGCCCAATCCATTGCTTGTATCCGGGAAATCGGCATGGATCCCGCGCGGGTCAATCCCAACGGCGGCGCCATTGCCTTGGGGCATCCCCTGGCGGGCACCGGGGCGATCCTGACCGCGAAAACCCTGTATGAAATGAAACGCCGCAACCTGAACAACGCCGTAATCACCTTCTGTGTCGGCGGCGGCCAGGGCGTGGCGGTATTGCTGACGAGGAGCTGA
- a CDS encoding CoA-transferase: MNARLRIAKRAAGYFSAGDVVNLGIGIPSLCGDYAAPGVMFHTENGLVGMGPLTSGLLAVEGFCNATGMRFVPVPGACAFDSAESFGLVRSGKLAASVLGALQVAQNGDLANWAQPGRVFGMGGAMDLVNGARQVIITMELCARDGARKIVNACSYPLTGKHCVDHIVTEQCVIDVTADGLVLVELLEGLTPKDIQRQVEPKLIVSDSLKIMEI, from the coding sequence ATGAATGCCCGTCTGAGGATAGCAAAACGCGCCGCCGGGTATTTTTCCGCCGGCGATGTGGTCAATCTGGGCATCGGCATTCCCAGCCTGTGCGGCGACTATGCCGCCCCCGGCGTGATGTTCCATACCGAAAACGGTCTGGTGGGCATGGGTCCGCTGACGTCGGGACTGCTGGCGGTGGAAGGGTTCTGCAATGCCACCGGCATGCGTTTTGTGCCGGTGCCCGGCGCCTGCGCATTCGACAGCGCGGAATCCTTCGGGCTGGTCCGCTCCGGCAAACTGGCGGCCTCGGTGCTGGGCGCCCTGCAGGTGGCGCAAAACGGCGATCTGGCCAATTGGGCGCAGCCCGGCCGGGTTTTCGGCATGGGCGGGGCGATGGATCTGGTGAACGGCGCCCGGCAGGTGATTATCACCATGGAGCTGTGCGCCAGAGACGGCGCGCGGAAAATCGTCAACGCCTGCAGTTATCCCCTGACGGGCAAACACTGTGTCGACCATATCGTCACGGAACAGTGCGTAATTGACGTGACCGCGGACGGACTGGTGCTGGTGGAGCTGCTGGAAGGCTTGACCCCGAAGGACATCCAGCGCCAGGTGGAACCGAAGCTGATTGTGTCAGATTCCTTAAAAATCATGGAAATATGA
- a CDS encoding ArsR/SmtB family transcription factor, whose product MRPFKHPTADEFVLERVLYALSDPLRLDIVRRLALQGEASCGELDGGRPKSSVSHHFRVLRDAGLVHTQNVGTTHMNQLRREDMQTRFPGLLDVILSQRV is encoded by the coding sequence ATGAGACCTTTCAAACATCCTACCGCCGATGAATTCGTCCTCGAGCGCGTGCTATACGCCCTGAGCGATCCGTTGCGTCTGGACATCGTGCGGCGCCTGGCCCTCCAGGGGGAGGCCAGCTGCGGCGAACTGGACGGCGGCCGTCCTAAATCCAGCGTTTCCCACCATTTCCGCGTCTTGCGCGATGCCGGGCTGGTCCATACTCAAAACGTCGGCACCACCCATATGAATCAGCTGCGCCGTGAAGATATGCAGACCCGCTTCCCCGGCTTGCTGGACGTGATATTGTCGCAGCGGGTTTAA
- a CDS encoding 4Fe-4S dicluster domain-containing protein has protein sequence MGVSRRGFIMGIGGAALAANPINRILAEVINPQTLVIGNIRYGMVHDETKCICCRACILPCHRENKVPAEVTRLDSLDNGTYRELNKNSRQFVRKSCQHCDNPPCVAVCPTGASYKDPKTGIVDVHHDRCVGCRYCLAACPYHVRFIHPLSKTADKCNFCRDTNLAAGKPPACVAICPVKALTFGNLDDPDSDIAKLIASKTVYRNKLYLGTSPKLYHIAGKFGEIRG, from the coding sequence ATGGGCGTTTCGCGTCGCGGGTTTATTATGGGAATAGGCGGGGCCGCATTGGCGGCCAACCCTATTAACCGTATTCTGGCGGAGGTCATTAATCCGCAAACTCTCGTCATTGGTAATATCCGCTACGGCATGGTGCATGATGAAACAAAATGCATCTGCTGTCGTGCCTGTATTCTGCCTTGCCACAGAGAGAACAAGGTTCCGGCGGAGGTCACGCGGCTGGATAGCCTGGATAACGGAACATACCGGGAGCTGAACAAGAACTCGCGGCAGTTTGTGCGTAAATCCTGCCAGCATTGCGATAACCCGCCGTGCGTGGCGGTCTGTCCCACCGGCGCGTCCTACAAGGATCCCAAAACGGGCATTGTGGATGTCCACCACGATCGCTGTGTCGGGTGCCGGTACTGCCTGGCCGCCTGTCCCTATCATGTGCGTTTTATCCATCCGCTATCGAAAACGGCGGATAAATGCAATTTCTGCCGGGATACCAATCTGGCCGCCGGCAAGCCGCCCGCCTGCGTGGCGATTTGCCCGGTGAAAGCGTTGACCTTCGGTAATCTGGACGATCCCGACAGTGATATCGCCAAACTTATCGCCAGCAAAACCGTATACCGAAACAAGCTGTATTTAGGCACTTCCCCCAAGCTTTATCATATTGCCGGTAAATTCGGAGAGATACGAGGATGA
- a CDS encoding LysR family transcriptional regulator, producing MEIQLLHEFVLLSKTLNFSKAAQKMNITQPVLSRHMKYLEEYFEVSFFKRDTHKVELTSAGKLFSEEASKILFQYETSVSAIQSFTGKSRRRLSITFLGEAIQKVLITFLTQFRAKHSDIAIECRDSELDEALDLLDNHTSDMGFLIRPSFMVNESKFCTLPFQTDPLCAVVNKCHPLAGRGSVSLREVGEWPIMRVDPREFTLSDEYSTRFLTIHNINFTLDREYPNLKTCCFNLEFTDRAVLLMPRHRGYLAGQNCVMLDIAEEDCWFNLELVWDNKNTNPTVAIFLKEFKNFLKQ from the coding sequence GTGGAAATACAACTTTTGCATGAATTTGTATTATTGTCGAAAACACTGAATTTTAGCAAAGCCGCGCAGAAAATGAATATCACTCAGCCGGTATTAAGCAGGCATATGAAATATTTGGAGGAATATTTTGAAGTCAGTTTCTTTAAACGCGACACGCATAAGGTTGAACTGACCAGCGCCGGGAAATTATTTTCTGAGGAAGCGAGCAAAATATTATTCCAATATGAAACATCGGTATCAGCGATCCAATCGTTTACCGGTAAAAGCCGACGCCGGCTCTCAATTACTTTTCTGGGAGAAGCCATCCAGAAAGTCTTGATAACTTTCCTGACGCAATTTCGCGCCAAACATAGCGATATCGCTATAGAATGCCGCGACAGCGAGCTGGATGAAGCCCTTGATTTACTGGATAACCACACCAGCGATATGGGATTTCTAATCCGGCCCAGTTTTATGGTCAATGAATCGAAATTTTGCACGCTGCCTTTTCAAACCGATCCGCTGTGTGCGGTGGTCAATAAATGTCATCCCTTGGCGGGGCGCGGCAGCGTTTCCCTGCGTGAGGTGGGTGAATGGCCGATAATGCGGGTTGATCCCCGTGAATTTACCCTGTCCGATGAATACAGCACCCGATTTTTAACCATCCATAACATTAATTTCACCCTGGACAGGGAATACCCCAATCTGAAGACCTGCTGTTTCAACCTGGAATTCACCGATCGTGCGGTGCTCCTGATGCCCAGGCACCGGGGATATCTGGCGGGCCAGAACTGCGTCATGCTGGACATTGCCGAAGAGGACTGCTGGTTCAATCTGGAACTGGTCTGGGATAATAAAAATACCAACCCCACGGTGGCCATATTTTTGAAAGAGTTTAAGAATTTTTTAAAGCAATAA
- a CDS encoding FAD-dependent oxidoreductase has translation MKNVVADASGETPELGGVAGPQVAKAMFDQQSRDEDGMTGPTEPSDAVKQPAKAALQKAGGDIGKYPSVSDKTAAPVADEEKTVDVVVMGGGTSGTAAALAAEEKGAKVLVVEKSAVVGGSGNMASGFFAVESSLQKSEGMKYTASELTHRLLEYNHYLSDGPLTEAIVNKSGSTADWMAKHGVKFDIKSAAKDTNQEQQAHRDDPIKSDIYHHYLDTNAAYKSLYDSFLKAGGELLKNTAATSLIQEKDGQVTGLIAKKADGGKLIVHAKAVIIASGGFGGNEKMVREVMNTPNIHVLAWPNQGEGTRMAWAAGGAQWNLHSALIHACKLVGITSSATADKGNAENDSPLIWLLKSPLLWVDANGQRFGDEGLVYDTAYWANVSYSVGGKYYIVLDSQTLNAYTKKSFPFALSGAGPANPPKGGDFVALADAAVDGGKSKNIFKGQTIEELAKNIGVAARLLGKTVSHYNDLIKAKADPDFGKKPEYLVYSVKSGPFYAFETQVVSLSSIGGVRVNAKLQVTDINAKPIPGLYAVGNVAAGFYSGPGYPL, from the coding sequence ATTAAAAATGTCGTCGCCGATGCGTCCGGAGAAACGCCTGAATTGGGGGGCGTAGCCGGACCCCAGGTCGCCAAGGCCATGTTTGATCAACAAAGCCGGGACGAAGACGGCATGACGGGCCCCACCGAACCCAGCGATGCCGTGAAGCAACCCGCCAAGGCCGCCTTGCAAAAGGCCGGCGGGGATATCGGAAAATATCCCAGCGTATCGGATAAAACCGCCGCTCCGGTCGCCGATGAAGAGAAAACGGTGGATGTCGTGGTGATGGGGGGCGGGACTTCCGGCACTGCCGCCGCGCTGGCCGCGGAGGAAAAAGGCGCCAAGGTGTTGGTGGTGGAAAAATCAGCGGTAGTGGGCGGCAGCGGCAATATGGCCAGCGGCTTTTTTGCCGTGGAATCTTCGCTGCAAAAATCCGAAGGCATGAAGTATACCGCCTCGGAGCTGACGCACAGGCTATTGGAATACAACCACTATCTATCCGATGGTCCCCTCACCGAAGCCATTGTGAATAAATCCGGTTCAACGGCCGATTGGATGGCAAAGCACGGCGTCAAGTTTGATATCAAGTCGGCGGCTAAGGATACCAATCAGGAGCAGCAGGCCCATCGGGATGATCCCATTAAGTCGGATATATATCATCACTATCTCGATACCAACGCCGCATATAAAAGTCTGTACGACAGTTTCCTGAAGGCCGGCGGGGAATTGCTGAAGAATACCGCCGCGACGTCGCTGATTCAGGAAAAGGACGGCCAGGTTACCGGCCTCATTGCCAAGAAAGCGGACGGCGGCAAGTTAATCGTTCATGCCAAAGCGGTTATTATTGCCAGCGGTGGATTCGGCGGTAATGAAAAAATGGTGCGGGAAGTCATGAATACGCCGAATATTCACGTATTGGCCTGGCCGAATCAGGGTGAAGGCACCAGGATGGCCTGGGCGGCGGGCGGAGCGCAATGGAACCTGCATTCCGCATTAATTCATGCCTGCAAATTGGTGGGTATTACCTCATCCGCTACGGCGGATAAAGGAAATGCCGAAAACGACAGTCCGCTTATCTGGCTCTTGAAATCACCGCTATTATGGGTGGACGCCAATGGTCAGCGCTTTGGCGATGAAGGCCTGGTCTACGATACGGCCTATTGGGCCAACGTGTCGTATTCGGTGGGCGGTAAATATTACATAGTCCTCGATAGCCAGACGCTGAATGCCTATACCAAGAAATCATTCCCCTTCGCTTTATCCGGCGCGGGACCGGCCAATCCACCCAAGGGCGGGGATTTTGTGGCGCTGGCGGATGCCGCGGTTGACGGCGGTAAAAGTAAAAATATCTTCAAAGGCCAGACTATCGAAGAATTGGCGAAAAATATTGGAGTGGCAGCCCGGCTATTGGGAAAAACCGTTTCACATTATAATGATTTGATCAAAGCCAAAGCAGACCCGGATTTTGGCAAAAAGCCCGAATATCTGGTTTATTCGGTGAAATCCGGTCCCTTTTATGCGTTCGAAACCCAGGTGGTAAGTTTAAGCAGTATCGGCGGGGTGAGGGTGAACGCCAAATTACAGGTCACCGATATCAACGCCAAACCCATTCCGGGATTATATGCGGTGGGAAATGTTGCCGCAGGTTTTTATAGTGGTCCGGGCTATCCCCTATGA
- a CDS encoding pentapeptide repeat-containing protein — protein MNFTIDRASSMAERLSGIGTGLARDEATSPQGILEHILNFFTFGYLSRQRAEAYDAFAEALATSLYLASPDGASCKIPARLVVDFAGYTVTFTLPDDDPYESSPVIIDVSKDDKSIQSEVKRKMYCRSSTGLLIRRRAGLPHNAVILTDRGHIDLGGVDLSGVNLCEADLRGANLRDANLRGANLSRASLWTADMQGCDLSEANLSEADLGGTDLRGADLSGTILSRAKFCGSDLSESDLSGLDLRGADLSWAQLRVAKLSRINLDGAFLSKTDFSGADMRRAHLRETFLCNADLSGADLAGADLRGADLRGADLAGADLTDADLTGADLSDTVLVDAHFRETVPEEAEPDGAQPVSLNKTLSDGGVIASHSPATTIYR, from the coding sequence ATGAATTTTACCATTGATCGTGCAAGCTCGATGGCGGAACGCCTTTCCGGTATCGGCACCGGTTTGGCAAGAGACGAAGCCACCTCACCTCAAGGTATCCTTGAGCATATTCTCAATTTTTTTACCTTTGGCTACCTGAGCAGGCAGCGCGCCGAGGCATATGATGCGTTCGCTGAAGCCTTGGCCACCTCACTTTACCTTGCGTCCCCAGACGGCGCTTCCTGTAAAATTCCGGCAAGGCTGGTGGTGGATTTCGCCGGCTATACCGTTACGTTCACCCTGCCGGACGACGATCCTTATGAATCGAGTCCCGTCATTATCGACGTGAGCAAGGACGACAAATCTATCCAGTCGGAAGTAAAGAGAAAAATGTATTGCCGCAGCAGCACCGGTTTACTGATACGACGGCGGGCCGGTCTTCCCCATAACGCCGTAATCTTAACGGACCGAGGGCATATAGACCTGGGAGGCGTTGACCTGAGCGGGGTCAATCTGTGCGAAGCCGACCTGCGAGGGGCGAACCTGCGCGATGCCAATCTGCGCGGGGCCAATCTCAGTAGAGCCAGCCTCTGGACAGCCGACATGCAAGGATGTGACCTGAGCGAGGCCAATCTGAGTGAAGCCGATCTGGGCGGCACCGATCTCAGAGGAGCCGACCTGAGCGGGACTATTCTGAGCAGGGCTAAATTTTGCGGTTCCGATCTGAGTGAATCTGACCTGAGCGGGCTCGATCTGAGGGGAGCCGACCTGAGCTGGGCTCAACTGAGAGTGGCTAAGCTAAGCAGAATCAACCTGGACGGGGCCTTCCTGAGCAAAACAGATTTCAGCGGAGCTGACATGAGGAGAGCCCATCTGAGGGAGACGTTCCTTTGCAATGCCGATTTAAGCGGTGCTGACCTTGCCGGCGCTGACCTGAGGGGTGCCGATCTCAGGGGGGCCGACCTTGCCGGCGCCGATCTGACGGACGCTGATCTGACAGGCGCTGACCTGTCGGATACGGTCTTAGTGGATGCACACTTCAGGGAAACTGTCCCGGAAGAGGCCGAACCGGATGGTGCACAACCGGTGTCACTGAATAAAACCCTCTCTGACGGCGGAGTGATTGCCTCACACTCGCCCGCGACAACTATTTATCGATAA